One region of Polynucleobacter sp. MWH-Aus1W21 genomic DNA includes:
- a CDS encoding PAS domain S-box protein — MKTSIDLHQLVECVGDAIIVADAHEKIVLWNPAATRIFGYSEQEALGHTLDLIVPERQRQKHNEGYNHSMETGTTRYGASLLKVPAKHKDGGTISIAFTVGMLFDASGKANGVVAIIRDETARFAEERAMKKRLLDLENP, encoded by the coding sequence ATGAAGACAAGTATTGATTTACACCAATTAGTGGAGTGCGTAGGTGATGCCATCATCGTGGCTGATGCCCATGAAAAGATCGTGCTTTGGAATCCTGCTGCCACTCGTATCTTTGGATATTCGGAGCAAGAGGCTCTCGGCCATACGCTTGACCTCATTGTTCCTGAACGTCAACGTCAAAAACATAATGAGGGTTACAACCACTCCATGGAGACGGGAACAACGCGTTATGGAGCGTCACTATTGAAGGTTCCTGCTAAGCACAAAGATGGGGGCACCATATCAATTGCCTTTACTGTGGGAATGCTTTTTGATGCCTCTGGCAAGGCTAATGGGGTGGTTGCCATCATTCGGGACGAAACAGCCCGCTTTGCAGAAGAGCGAGCCATGAAAAAGCGCCTTTTGGATCTTGAAAATCCCTAG
- a CDS encoding DUF5522 domain-containing protein produces MPNLESLHSRACAEGRDTYVDPISGYQVLTSNALLKQGRCCGNSCRHCPYGRFNVLGVDSPESPMANPVLINWAPKQGGLNILFWSGGKDSFLTLMHLLDEGKNVILLTSFGAHTNRVSIQDIHIKDIAKQAEFFKVPLCLVPLYPNTDYQESIEAALSMMRTQAELPIERLVFGDLHLQDIRQWRVNAWQGYEIYTPLFNVPYDELLQKLWNYQESLSLAITLSTEVQLGNGDHSMLPIGTPYDSKLVSQLQSAGLDGMLENGEGHTLVLPRAS; encoded by the coding sequence ATGCCAAATTTAGAGAGCTTACATAGTAGGGCTTGCGCAGAAGGTCGAGATACCTATGTTGATCCCATTTCTGGATATCAAGTATTGACCAGTAATGCATTATTAAAGCAGGGAAGATGTTGCGGTAATTCATGCAGACACTGTCCATATGGGCGATTTAATGTACTCGGTGTTGATAGCCCAGAATCACCGATGGCAAACCCTGTCCTAATTAACTGGGCTCCAAAGCAGGGTGGTTTAAACATTCTTTTTTGGTCAGGCGGCAAGGACAGCTTTTTAACTTTGATGCATTTGTTGGACGAGGGCAAGAATGTAATCTTGCTCACTAGTTTTGGCGCGCATACTAATCGAGTTTCTATACAAGATATTCACATTAAGGATATTGCCAAACAGGCGGAGTTCTTTAAGGTGCCTCTCTGCCTAGTACCGTTGTATCCAAATACCGATTATCAAGAGTCTATCGAGGCTGCTTTGAGTATGATGCGTACGCAAGCGGAATTACCAATTGAACGCTTGGTTTTTGGAGACTTACATCTGCAGGATATACGTCAGTGGCGCGTCAACGCTTGGCAGGGTTACGAAATTTATACGCCTCTGTTTAATGTCCCCTATGACGAACTTTTGCAAAAGCTTTGGAATTACCAAGAGAGCCTAAGTCTTGCGATTACCCTCTCCACTGAGGTGCAGTTGGGCAATGGCGATCACTCCATGCTTCCAATAGGCACGCCTTATGATTCGAAACTGGTATCTCAATTGCAATCTGCTGGCTTGGATGGGATGTTGGAAAACGGTGAGGGGCATACCTTAGTCCTCCCAAGGGCTTCCTGA
- a CDS encoding sulfite exporter TauE/SafE family protein, whose amino-acid sequence MLLSDIAMLMLCGSISGFLAGLLGIGGGMILVPFMILAFNHQGFSQEVIVHMAIATGMATILFTTTSAIWAHHKHGSIDWKLVASLSPGLVIGSLIGGSEIFEALNTSWLSLFFAIFIVYTSIQMLLNKKPKPGRDLPGPLGLFGFGSFAGALASLVGAGGAFITVPFMLWCNVKPHVAMASSSGLGFPIAAAATVGYMYGSWGHPNLPTGSLGFVYLPAVVCIAVVSIFTAPLGAKMARKLDVAQLKRIFGVMLLMLAAFMFNESRKAFGF is encoded by the coding sequence ATGTTACTGAGTGATATCGCCATGTTGATGCTGTGTGGCAGCATCTCCGGATTTTTAGCAGGTCTACTAGGCATTGGTGGTGGCATGATTCTTGTGCCATTCATGATCTTAGCTTTTAACCATCAAGGCTTTAGTCAAGAAGTCATTGTGCACATGGCGATTGCGACTGGTATGGCCACCATCCTGTTCACCACCACCTCCGCAATTTGGGCGCATCACAAACATGGCTCCATTGATTGGAAGTTGGTTGCCTCATTAAGTCCTGGTCTAGTGATCGGCAGCTTAATCGGTGGCAGTGAAATTTTTGAAGCCTTAAATACTTCTTGGCTATCGCTCTTCTTCGCCATCTTTATTGTCTACACATCGATTCAGATGTTACTTAATAAAAAGCCTAAGCCAGGCCGAGACTTACCGGGCCCACTAGGCCTCTTTGGGTTTGGCTCTTTTGCTGGAGCCCTCGCTAGCTTGGTGGGTGCTGGGGGCGCCTTCATCACCGTACCATTTATGCTCTGGTGCAATGTAAAGCCTCATGTGGCCATGGCCAGTTCTTCAGGGTTGGGATTCCCAATCGCAGCAGCCGCTACAGTCGGCTATATGTATGGCAGTTGGGGGCATCCCAACCTGCCGACAGGCTCTTTAGGGTTTGTATATTTACCTGCGGTAGTTTGCATCGCAGTGGTGAGTATTTTTACTGCGCCACTCGGTGCCAAGATGGCGCGCAAACTCGATGTCGCGCAACTAAAACGTATTTTTGGGGTAATGCTGTTAATGCTTGCGGCCTTCATGTTTAATGAAAGCCGCAAAGCATTTGGCTTTTAA
- the frc gene encoding formyl-CoA transferase codes for MTKPLDGIRIIDFTHVQAGPACTQLLAWYGADVIKVERPGAGDVTRSQLRDIPGADALYFTMLNGNKRSLTLDTKTQEGKEVLEKMIKTSDVMVENFGPGALDRMGFSWKRIQELNPKMIMASVKGFSDGHSYEDLKVYENVAQCAGGAASTTGFWDGPPTVSAAALGDSNTGMHLAIGILTALMQREKTGRGQKVSCSMQDAVLNLCRVKLRDQQRLDKVGYLEEYPQYPHGTFSDVVPRGGNAGGGGQPGWVLKCKGWETDPNAYIYFTIQGHAWEPITKALGKPEWATDPAYMTAEARQDKIFDIFATIEDWLKDKTKYEAVDILRKFDIPCAPVLSMKELAASPDLRKSGSIVEVDHKVRGKYLTIGSPIKFSDLEIEVKPSPVLGEHTDEVLADLGYGKDEIAKLHAAKAV; via the coding sequence ATGACTAAACCATTAGACGGTATTCGCATTATTGACTTCACACACGTACAAGCAGGTCCTGCATGTACTCAGTTGTTGGCTTGGTATGGCGCTGACGTTATTAAAGTAGAGCGCCCAGGTGCTGGCGACGTTACACGTAGCCAATTGCGTGACATCCCAGGTGCTGACGCGTTGTACTTCACTATGCTGAACGGTAACAAGCGTTCTTTGACTTTGGATACTAAGACTCAAGAAGGAAAAGAAGTTTTAGAGAAGATGATCAAAACTTCTGACGTAATGGTTGAGAACTTTGGTCCAGGCGCATTGGATCGCATGGGATTCTCTTGGAAGCGTATTCAAGAATTGAACCCAAAAATGATCATGGCTTCTGTAAAAGGCTTTAGCGATGGTCACTCATACGAAGACTTAAAGGTATATGAGAACGTTGCTCAGTGTGCTGGTGGTGCTGCTTCCACAACTGGTTTCTGGGATGGTCCCCCTACAGTTTCTGCTGCTGCTTTGGGCGACTCAAACACTGGTATGCACTTGGCAATCGGTATTTTGACAGCGTTGATGCAACGTGAGAAAACTGGCCGCGGTCAAAAAGTATCTTGCTCAATGCAAGACGCTGTGTTGAACTTGTGCCGCGTGAAGTTGCGCGATCAACAACGTTTGGACAAAGTTGGTTACTTGGAAGAGTATCCACAGTATCCGCACGGTACATTCTCTGACGTAGTTCCACGTGGCGGTAACGCTGGTGGTGGCGGTCAGCCAGGTTGGGTGTTGAAGTGTAAGGGTTGGGAAACAGATCCAAACGCATACATCTACTTCACTATTCAAGGTCACGCTTGGGAGCCAATTACTAAGGCTTTGGGCAAACCAGAGTGGGCAACTGATCCAGCGTACATGACTGCTGAGGCTCGTCAAGACAAGATTTTTGACATCTTCGCAACCATCGAAGATTGGCTCAAAGACAAGACTAAGTATGAGGCTGTAGACATCCTCCGCAAGTTCGATATTCCATGTGCTCCAGTTCTCTCAATGAAAGAATTGGCTGCATCACCAGACTTGCGTAAGAGCGGTTCTATCGTTGAAGTTGACCACAAAGTACGTGGTAAATATTTGACAATCGGTAGCCCAATCAAGTTCTCTGATTTGGAAATCGAAGTGAAGCCATCTCCAGTATTGGGTGAGCACACTGATGAAGTGTTGGCTGACCTAGGCTATGGCAAAGATGAAATTGCTAAGTTGCACGCAGCAAAAGCGGTTTAA
- a CDS encoding diphthine--ammonia ligase, with protein MLTQSMASWSGGKDSCLALWRAQKAGANITHLLTALDESGMKTRSHGVTKDLICAQGESLGMRNTFISASWQEYEKHFINQLKQLHALGIREAIFGDIDLIAHREWEEFVCMKASLTAVLPLWNEDRLAMVHEFLRAGFKAWVVCVDGSSLDDSFVGVEFNQEFINRLPPNVDACGENGEFHTFVFDGPNFRHPVKWESLGKKTYASPKEYGEKTYYFDLLGVPASRAP; from the coding sequence ATGTTGACTCAGTCGATGGCCTCCTGGAGTGGCGGCAAAGACTCCTGCCTAGCCTTATGGCGCGCTCAGAAGGCAGGCGCCAATATCACCCATCTACTCACCGCCCTCGATGAGTCTGGAATGAAAACCCGCTCCCACGGCGTTACAAAAGATTTGATATGCGCTCAAGGCGAGTCCCTTGGTATGCGCAATACTTTTATCTCGGCAAGCTGGCAGGAGTACGAAAAGCATTTTATTAATCAGCTAAAGCAATTACATGCTCTAGGCATTAGAGAGGCAATATTTGGTGATATTGATCTGATAGCCCATCGAGAGTGGGAAGAATTCGTTTGCATGAAAGCCAGCCTTACAGCTGTGCTGCCACTCTGGAATGAAGATCGACTAGCAATGGTGCACGAATTTCTGCGCGCAGGATTCAAGGCATGGGTCGTGTGCGTGGATGGCAGCTCTTTGGATGACTCTTTTGTCGGGGTGGAATTCAATCAGGAGTTCATTAACCGACTTCCTCCCAATGTTGATGCTTGTGGCGAGAACGGTGAATTTCACACGTTTGTATTCGATGGCCCAAATTTTCGGCACCCAGTCAAGTGGGAGAGCCTGGGCAAGAAAACTTACGCCTCCCCAAAAGAGTACGGGGAGAAAACCTATTACTTTGATCTACTTGGGGTGCCCGCTTCCCGAGCCCCATAA
- a CDS encoding Crp/Fnr family transcriptional regulator, with protein sequence MTALDKHPEKNLIRLQLSQNSVLKSLDPAAMADLERHLEISDLKKSEILLHQGDHQMEQYFVLDGILKRIVSSADAKEMILRFAIEKDIETSYAAWRLKTAAPYSIASVTKARVARMPLKKWAEFLDQHKILKESFEFEVMRLMSEIMAHTITLHMLDAPGRVERFLRKYEDLFELLPKKELAAYLNLSPETLSRLKTKHKELFV encoded by the coding sequence ATGACCGCATTAGATAAGCATCCCGAAAAGAACCTGATTCGCCTGCAGTTGAGCCAAAACTCGGTCCTAAAAAGCTTGGATCCGGCTGCAATGGCCGATTTAGAGCGCCACTTAGAGATCTCCGACCTCAAAAAGTCTGAAATATTGCTTCATCAAGGTGACCACCAGATGGAGCAGTACTTTGTTTTGGATGGCATTCTGAAGCGGATTGTTTCTAGTGCGGATGCAAAAGAGATGATTCTGCGTTTTGCCATCGAAAAAGATATTGAGACTAGCTATGCTGCATGGCGCCTGAAGACGGCTGCCCCCTACAGCATTGCCTCTGTGACCAAGGCCCGCGTGGCTCGGATGCCTCTGAAGAAGTGGGCGGAGTTCCTGGATCAGCACAAGATCCTTAAAGAGAGTTTTGAGTTTGAAGTCATGCGCCTGATGAGTGAAATCATGGCCCACACGATTACTTTGCACATGCTCGATGCCCCGGGCAGGGTGGAGCGTTTCTTGCGTAAATACGAGGATTTATTTGAGCTCCTCCCCAAGAAGGAGCTGGCGGCCTACCTCAATCTCTCTCCAGAGACCTTGAGCCGCCTTAAAACAAAGCATAAAGAGCTTTTTGTATAG
- the frc gene encoding formyl-CoA transferase, with amino-acid sequence MAKALEGVKILDFTHVQSGPTCTQLLAWFGADVIKVEKSGEGDATRGQLRDIPDADSLYFTMLNHNKRSITVNTKTQKGKEILERLIKECDVLVENFAPGALDRMGFSWERIQELNPMMIMASVKGFGPGPYEDCKVYENVAQCAGGSASTTGFDDGPPMVTGAQIGDSGTGLHLALGIVTALYQRTHSGRGQKVLAAMQDAVLNLCRVKLRDQQRLERVGLMQEYPQFPNGEFGDSVPRAGNASGGGQPGWIVKCKGWETDPNAYMYVIVQAPVWEAICKVIGREDWITDVRFASPMARLPHLMEIFGEIEKWTMTMTKFEVMDVLNQYDIPCGPILSMKEIAEEPALRATGTVVEVDHPIRGKYLTVGNPIKMSDSPTEVTRSPLLGEHTDEILHELGYTTDDLISLRHDKVI; translated from the coding sequence ATGGCAAAAGCACTAGAAGGGGTCAAAATCCTCGACTTTACGCACGTTCAATCAGGCCCAACCTGTACTCAGTTACTGGCTTGGTTTGGTGCGGACGTAATCAAAGTGGAAAAATCCGGCGAAGGTGATGCAACACGCGGTCAGTTGCGTGATATCCCTGATGCCGACAGTTTGTATTTCACGATGTTGAACCATAACAAGCGTTCTATTACCGTGAATACCAAAACCCAAAAGGGTAAAGAAATTCTTGAGCGCCTCATTAAAGAGTGTGACGTTTTAGTGGAGAACTTTGCTCCAGGCGCACTTGATCGCATGGGCTTTTCTTGGGAACGCATTCAAGAGCTCAACCCGATGATGATCATGGCCTCTGTAAAAGGTTTTGGTCCTGGCCCATACGAAGACTGCAAGGTGTACGAGAACGTAGCGCAATGCGCGGGTGGGTCTGCATCAACTACTGGTTTTGATGATGGCCCTCCAATGGTGACTGGTGCACAAATCGGTGACAGTGGTACTGGCTTACATTTGGCATTAGGTATTGTGACTGCGCTTTATCAACGTACTCACTCCGGTCGTGGTCAGAAAGTGTTGGCAGCAATGCAGGACGCTGTATTGAACTTGTGTCGTGTGAAGTTGCGCGATCAACAACGTTTAGAGCGTGTTGGCTTGATGCAAGAGTACCCGCAGTTCCCAAATGGTGAGTTTGGCGACTCCGTGCCCCGCGCCGGCAATGCCTCTGGCGGTGGCCAGCCTGGCTGGATTGTTAAGTGTAAAGGCTGGGAAACCGATCCTAATGCCTATATGTATGTGATTGTTCAGGCTCCAGTTTGGGAGGCGATTTGCAAAGTAATCGGTCGTGAAGATTGGATTACCGATGTACGTTTTGCATCACCAATGGCGCGCTTGCCACACCTCATGGAAATTTTCGGCGAGATTGAAAAGTGGACCATGACCATGACGAAGTTTGAGGTGATGGATGTACTGAATCAATATGACATTCCATGCGGCCCAATTTTGTCCATGAAAGAAATCGCCGAAGAACCTGCATTGCGTGCCACTGGCACCGTGGTTGAAGTGGATCACCCAATTCGTGGCAAGTACCTCACTGTTGGTAATCCAATCAAGATGTCTGATAGCCCAACAGAGGTGACACGTTCTCCATTGCTTGGTGAACACACTGATGAGATTCTTCATGAGTTAGGTTACACCACTGACGATTTGATTTCTCTCCGTCACGACAAGGTGATCTAA
- a CDS encoding TonB-dependent receptor domain-containing protein, with protein sequence MKHNFLQKAAAHCRNNGLPTFLVISLAFGLNQPSAFAQGSSSVSVATINNQLDPVIVTATRTPTRANDVLADYVYIGPEEIADAGQSSITELLQRQRGVEVSNNGGGVQSVFLRGANSAQTLVLIDGVRTTSALNGGASWAAIPVPLIDHIEIIFGPQSSLYGSDAIGGVINIFTKKGVGPTKVTASTGYGTYGTSVSQASLFGSTEGDKSISYSVSATAENSAGFNTIASNSPYKNSYNTTNNVGYTKTGGAAQVSQEWAKGQSVGAQVYASRNNNQYPVYGPGKVLGNQINEVSTLALYSKNQITDIWNSNFQVAQSYDSGQAIYPSQTPASWYPAGNPLSNTKQNIYTWQNDINVGSDLLQLLGERRTVSMYATGVNTLNLSQDTNSVAAAYQLKRGSNLANFSLRNDNITGYGSQNTGGASYGYFFTKELRVNANYGTGFKAPSFYDLYYPNYGVATIKPEKSQNTEAGIHYETLPYDIHFVVYNNTITNLIQYTTLGCPVGFSMGCASNVASAKISGASLGGVGRLGDFTLKGSFDQQNPVDQSTGYVLAKRAKQFGNVSVEYKKNAVAVGAEGTFQAQRYDYGNTGSMNGYGIANLYGSYEFEKDWSLFARWNNVFNKNYQLSYGYVTPGSNVFVGIRYAMK encoded by the coding sequence ATGAAACATAATTTTCTTCAAAAAGCAGCAGCGCATTGTCGTAATAATGGGTTGCCAACTTTCCTGGTAATTTCCTTAGCATTTGGTTTAAATCAGCCGAGCGCTTTTGCTCAAGGCTCTTCTTCAGTATCTGTTGCTACCATTAACAATCAACTTGACCCGGTGATTGTGACCGCGACAAGAACTCCTACACGCGCAAATGATGTTCTGGCGGATTATGTCTATATCGGACCAGAGGAAATTGCTGATGCTGGTCAATCGAGCATTACAGAATTATTACAACGCCAAAGAGGCGTGGAAGTTTCGAATAATGGTGGTGGTGTGCAGAGCGTATTCTTGCGCGGCGCAAACTCTGCTCAAACTTTGGTTTTAATAGACGGGGTAAGAACCACATCAGCTTTAAATGGCGGTGCTTCATGGGCTGCTATTCCCGTTCCCTTGATTGATCACATTGAGATTATTTTTGGGCCGCAAAGTAGCTTGTATGGCTCCGATGCAATCGGTGGTGTGATTAATATTTTTACCAAAAAGGGTGTTGGGCCGACCAAGGTTACTGCATCTACTGGGTATGGCACTTATGGCACCAGCGTTTCGCAGGCCAGCTTGTTTGGTTCAACTGAGGGCGATAAAAGCATTAGTTACTCTGTTAGTGCAACAGCTGAGAACTCTGCAGGATTTAATACGATCGCATCCAACAGTCCTTACAAAAACAGTTACAACACCACCAATAATGTCGGGTACACCAAAACAGGCGGTGCCGCACAAGTAAGTCAGGAGTGGGCAAAGGGCCAGTCTGTTGGTGCGCAGGTATACGCAAGTAGAAACAATAACCAATATCCTGTTTATGGACCGGGGAAGGTGCTCGGCAATCAAATTAATGAAGTCAGCACTTTAGCGTTGTATTCCAAAAATCAAATTACGGACATTTGGAACAGCAATTTTCAAGTTGCTCAATCATATGACTCCGGTCAGGCAATTTACCCAAGCCAAACACCTGCCTCATGGTATCCAGCAGGCAATCCGCTTTCTAATACCAAGCAAAATATCTACACTTGGCAAAACGACATCAACGTAGGGTCTGATTTATTGCAATTGTTAGGGGAGCGTAGAACGGTGTCGATGTACGCAACTGGTGTCAATACCCTCAATCTTAGTCAAGATACCAATTCGGTTGCAGCGGCATACCAATTGAAGCGAGGATCAAATTTGGCAAACTTTAGTTTGCGTAATGACAATATCACTGGGTATGGTTCGCAAAACACTGGCGGAGCATCTTATGGATACTTCTTCACTAAAGAGTTGCGCGTAAATGCAAACTACGGCACTGGATTTAAAGCGCCATCTTTCTATGATTTGTACTATCCGAACTATGGGGTAGCAACGATTAAGCCAGAAAAAAGTCAAAATACGGAGGCTGGTATTCATTATGAAACACTCCCTTACGATATTCATTTTGTGGTCTATAACAACACCATCACAAACTTGATTCAATACACAACCCTTGGCTGCCCAGTGGGATTCTCAATGGGTTGTGCAAGTAATGTAGCATCCGCCAAAATCTCAGGTGCATCGCTTGGTGGCGTTGGTCGACTAGGGGATTTCACTTTGAAAGGATCTTTTGATCAACAAAATCCAGTGGATCAATCGACCGGCTATGTGCTTGCCAAAAGGGCTAAGCAATTCGGTAACGTTAGTGTTGAATACAAAAAGAATGCTGTAGCTGTAGGTGCCGAAGGAACATTCCAGGCGCAACGATATGACTATGGCAATACTGGTTCTATGAATGGTTATGGCATTGCTAATTTATACGGCAGTTATGAGTTTGAGAAAGACTGGAGTCTATTTGCACGCTGGAACAATGTGTTTAATAAAAACTACCAGCTCAGTTATGGCTACGTCACTCCTGGATCCAATGTATTTGTTGGCATTCGATACGCGATGAAATAA
- the oxc gene encoding oxalyl-CoA decarboxylase: MTTDNQNTQLTDGFHLVIDALKANDLDTIFGLVGIPITDLCRLAQAEGLRFIGFRHEQHAGNAAAIAGYMTQKPGICMTVSAPGFLNGLTALANATVNCFPMILISGSSEREIVDLQQGDYEEMDQLNAAKPYCKAAYRINHIEDIGIGFARAIRAAVSGRPGGVYLDLPAQLLAQTMPVEEAKKSIFKVIDPVPRQIPAADAVARALDVLKGAKRPLILLGKGAAYAQADKEIRDLVEKSGIPYLPMSMAKGLLPDNHPQSASAARSFVLAEADAVLLVGARLNWLLAHGKGKTWGKEPKKFIQIDIQANEVDSNVQIAAPLIGDIGSCVGELLKGISAVPKPSAEWIAAINEKKDKNMAKMAETLAKEANPMNFHGALRVIRDVIKKNPDVNLVNEGANTLDYCRAIVDMYKPRKRFDSGTWGIMGIGMGYSIGAAVISGLPTVAVEGDSAFGFSGMELETVCRYNLPITTVVFNNNGVYRGTDVNPTGGADVAPTVFVKDARYDKMIEAFGGVGYYVTTPAELEAALTEAIAAGKPALINAVIDETAGTESGRLTNLNPSTAAAKK; the protein is encoded by the coding sequence ATGACAACAGATAATCAAAACACACAGTTAACGGATGGCTTCCATCTCGTCATTGATGCCTTAAAGGCAAACGACCTTGATACGATTTTCGGTCTGGTTGGTATTCCAATTACCGACTTATGTCGTTTGGCGCAGGCTGAAGGTTTGCGTTTTATCGGCTTCCGTCACGAACAGCATGCTGGTAATGCTGCAGCGATTGCTGGTTACATGACACAAAAGCCAGGCATTTGTATGACTGTTTCTGCTCCTGGTTTCTTGAATGGTTTGACAGCTCTCGCTAATGCAACTGTGAACTGCTTTCCAATGATTTTGATCTCTGGTTCTAGCGAGCGTGAAATTGTTGACTTGCAACAAGGTGACTACGAAGAGATGGATCAGCTCAACGCGGCTAAGCCATATTGCAAAGCAGCTTATCGTATTAATCACATTGAAGATATCGGCATCGGTTTTGCACGTGCAATTCGCGCTGCAGTTTCTGGTCGTCCAGGCGGCGTGTACCTAGATTTGCCAGCTCAATTGCTTGCACAAACTATGCCTGTTGAAGAAGCCAAGAAATCGATCTTCAAAGTAATCGATCCAGTTCCACGTCAAATTCCGGCAGCTGATGCAGTTGCTCGTGCGTTAGATGTGTTGAAGGGCGCCAAGCGTCCATTGATTCTCTTGGGCAAAGGCGCTGCTTATGCTCAAGCGGATAAAGAAATTCGTGATTTGGTTGAGAAATCAGGTATCCCATACCTACCAATGTCTATGGCTAAAGGTTTGTTGCCAGACAATCACCCACAATCTGCTTCTGCAGCGCGCTCATTTGTATTGGCTGAGGCTGATGCAGTGTTGTTAGTTGGCGCTCGTTTGAACTGGTTGTTGGCACACGGCAAGGGTAAGACTTGGGGCAAAGAGCCTAAGAAATTTATCCAAATCGATATTCAGGCAAACGAAGTTGATAGCAACGTACAAATTGCTGCTCCATTGATTGGTGATATTGGTTCATGTGTAGGTGAGCTATTGAAAGGTATTTCCGCTGTTCCGAAGCCAAGCGCTGAGTGGATTGCAGCAATCAATGAGAAAAAAGATAAGAACATGGCGAAGATGGCTGAAACATTAGCCAAAGAAGCTAACCCAATGAACTTCCATGGCGCATTGCGTGTGATTCGTGATGTGATCAAGAAGAACCCAGACGTGAACTTGGTAAACGAAGGCGCAAACACACTCGACTATTGCCGTGCAATCGTTGATATGTATAAGCCACGCAAGCGCTTTGACTCTGGTACATGGGGCATTATGGGTATTGGTATGGGTTACTCCATTGGTGCCGCTGTTATTAGCGGTCTGCCAACAGTTGCAGTTGAGGGTGATAGCGCATTTGGTTTTAGTGGTATGGAATTGGAAACGGTTTGCCGCTACAACTTACCAATCACGACTGTTGTGTTTAACAACAATGGTGTATACCGCGGTACTGATGTGAACCCAACAGGTGGTGCTGATGTTGCGCCGACTGTGTTCGTTAAAGATGCGCGTTACGACAAGATGATTGAAGCCTTTGGTGGTGTTGGTTACTACGTAACTACTCCAGCAGAATTAGAAGCAGCGTTAACAGAAGCGATTGCTGCCGGTAAACCAGCCCTCATCAATGCTGTTATTGATGAAACTGCAGGTACTGAGAGTGGACGTTTAACGAACTTAAACCCATCCACAGCAGCTGCTAAGAAGTAA